The following proteins come from a genomic window of Sinorhizobium fredii NGR234:
- the pxpB gene encoding 5-oxoprolinase subunit PxpB, with translation MTYAQSKALSTPASISTASAEQPKISVIGTSAYLIEAPGAFDLLAQRRIWALAHAVEPWPEIREVVPGVTNLLVILKQTPEEPAQFEARLRHEWDGARSIDLTGKTVEIPVTYGGEHATDLASVCDYTGLTDREVVRLHWQGNYTVVALGSAPGFGYLHGLDPRIHMPRKTVPSLRMLKGTVTIGGMQTGVSVLTGPNGWNSIGLAELPMFDPMKDPPALLAPGDKVRFVPERIEL, from the coding sequence ATGACGTACGCGCAAAGCAAAGCCCTGTCGACGCCGGCATCCATTTCTACTGCCTCCGCCGAACAGCCGAAGATCTCCGTCATCGGCACGAGTGCCTATCTTATCGAGGCCCCGGGGGCGTTCGACCTTCTCGCACAGAGGCGAATCTGGGCCCTGGCGCATGCAGTCGAGCCATGGCCGGAAATTCGGGAGGTCGTTCCGGGGGTCACGAACCTGCTGGTCATCCTCAAGCAGACGCCTGAGGAGCCAGCGCAATTCGAGGCGCGCTTGCGGCACGAATGGGATGGCGCACGCAGCATCGACCTCACCGGAAAGACGGTGGAAATTCCCGTCACCTATGGCGGCGAGCATGCGACGGACCTTGCCTCCGTCTGCGATTACACGGGACTGACCGATCGGGAGGTCGTGCGCCTGCACTGGCAAGGCAATTACACGGTCGTCGCGCTCGGCAGCGCGCCGGGCTTCGGATATCTGCACGGGCTTGATCCGCGCATCCACATGCCGCGCAAGACCGTGCCGTCGCTCCGGATGCTCAAGGGCACGGTGACGATCGGCGGCATGCAGACGGGCGTGTCGGTGCTGACCGGCCCGAACGGTTGGAACTCGATCGGCCTCGCCGAACTGCCGATGTTCGACCCGATGAAAGACCCGCCGGCATTGCTTGCTCCCGGCGACAAGGTCCGCTTCGTTCCCGAGAGGATCGAACTTTGA
- the accC gene encoding acetyl-CoA carboxylase biotin carboxylase subunit translates to MIAAVEKGEIGRRFDTVLIANRGEIALRVQRACRELGLRTVMVCSDADRDAPYRATADAFVCIGPAAPGQSYLNQAAVLLAARSAGAGAIHPGYGFLSENAGFAEAAEAAGLVFVGPPASAIRTMGDKIAAKRAMIETGVPCVPGPDEALPDDIASITAIADGIGYPVIIKAAGGGGGRGMRVVHDASALKDAVSVTREEARRAFGTPELYMEKFLQHPRHVEIQVLCDDHGNAVWLGHRDCSMQRRHQKVVEEAPAPGIPAEIAAAVGKRCADACQQIGYRGVGTFEFLFENGEFYFIEMNTRLQVEHPVTEMTSGIDIVCEQLRVAQGLPLTLAQADVRAHGHAFECRINAEDPFTFAASPGRITAAEFPSGPGIRVDTHVTTGYKVSPHYDSLIAKLIVHAPTRDQAIRRMRLALADTRIEGISTNLALHRALFEDPAFCAGETDIHHLEKWLDERKQ, encoded by the coding sequence ATGATAGCGGCCGTCGAGAAGGGAGAGATCGGGCGCCGCTTCGATACGGTGCTGATCGCCAATCGCGGCGAAATCGCCCTGCGCGTGCAGCGGGCCTGCCGGGAATTGGGCCTGCGGACGGTGATGGTCTGCTCCGATGCCGACCGGGATGCCCCCTACCGGGCAACAGCAGACGCGTTCGTCTGCATCGGACCAGCCGCTCCTGGACAAAGTTACCTCAACCAGGCTGCGGTCCTCCTTGCGGCGCGGTCGGCTGGCGCCGGCGCAATTCATCCCGGATACGGATTTCTCTCCGAAAATGCCGGTTTCGCTGAAGCCGCCGAGGCCGCCGGTCTCGTCTTCGTCGGGCCGCCCGCCTCGGCGATCCGCACGATGGGCGACAAGATCGCCGCCAAGCGCGCGATGATCGAAACGGGTGTGCCCTGCGTGCCGGGGCCGGATGAGGCGCTTCCCGACGATATCGCCTCCATCACGGCGATCGCCGACGGCATCGGCTACCCCGTGATCATCAAGGCGGCGGGCGGCGGTGGCGGCAGGGGCATGCGCGTCGTCCACGATGCTTCGGCCCTCAAGGATGCCGTGTCGGTGACGCGCGAAGAGGCGAGACGGGCGTTCGGCACGCCGGAACTCTACATGGAGAAGTTCCTCCAGCACCCGCGCCACGTCGAGATCCAGGTGCTTTGTGACGACCACGGCAATGCCGTCTGGCTCGGCCATCGCGACTGTTCGATGCAGCGCCGCCACCAGAAGGTGGTCGAGGAGGCGCCTGCTCCGGGCATTCCCGCCGAGATCGCTGCCGCCGTTGGCAAGCGTTGTGCGGATGCGTGCCAGCAGATCGGATACCGGGGCGTCGGGACCTTCGAGTTTCTCTTTGAGAATGGCGAATTCTATTTCATCGAAATGAACACGCGCCTCCAGGTCGAGCACCCGGTAACGGAGATGACCTCCGGCATCGATATCGTCTGTGAGCAGCTTCGCGTTGCGCAGGGGCTGCCTTTGACCCTTGCGCAAGCCGACGTGCGGGCGCATGGCCATGCCTTCGAATGCCGGATCAATGCGGAAGATCCGTTCACCTTCGCCGCCTCGCCCGGCAGGATCACCGCCGCCGAGTTTCCGAGCGGCCCCGGCATCCGCGTCGATACGCATGTCACGACCGGCTACAAGGTATCGCCCCACTACGACTCGCTGATCGCCAAGCTGATTGTCCATGCGCCGACCCGGGACCAGGCCATTCGCCGCATGCGGTTGGCATTGGCGGATACCAGGATCGAAGGGATCTCGACCAACCTGGCGCTGCATCGGGCGCTCTTCGAGGACCCTGCCTTCTGCGCCGGCGAAACCGATATCCATCACCTCGAGAAATGGCTGGACGAGCGAAAGCAATGA
- a CDS encoding acetyl-CoA carboxylase biotin carboxyl carrier protein, protein MDLETIRTLIEFVGRSRVSELVVGENGTIVRISRDRSKRTPADPKPQRGRQAEAPPAVDRSDRPEIQPADGRTVKAPVFGVLHRSPNPGARPFVEVGDTVEVGQSLCIVEAMKVFNTVSAHRAGSITRIFAGDGQEVEAGEPLMEIG, encoded by the coding sequence ATGGATCTGGAAACGATCAGAACGCTTATCGAATTCGTCGGCCGTTCGCGTGTTTCCGAACTGGTGGTGGGCGAGAACGGTACCATTGTTCGGATATCGCGTGATCGGTCCAAGCGCACCCCGGCGGACCCGAAGCCGCAACGCGGCCGTCAAGCAGAAGCGCCGCCCGCCGTCGATCGGAGCGACAGGCCCGAAATCCAGCCAGCCGACGGCCGAACGGTGAAGGCACCCGTCTTCGGCGTCCTGCATCGCTCGCCCAATCCCGGCGCGCGTCCCTTCGTCGAGGTAGGCGATACCGTCGAGGTGGGTCAGAGCCTCTGCATCGTCGAAGCGATGAAGGTCTTCAACACCGTGTCCGCCCACAGGGCCGGATCGATCACGCGCATTTTTGCAGGCGACGGCCAAGAAGTGGAAGCCGGAGAGCCGCTGATGGAGATCGGATGA